The Elusimicrobiota bacterium sequence GCGGCGCATTAAACGCGCCGCAACTCCTGCCTCCGAATCCGACGTTTCCCGCCCCGATCCACAGGAAAAGCCGCGCGGCCTTTCTGGCCGCGCCCCGCTGGGCTCCGGTGGATTCGTTCCCGGCGGAGCGGTTCCGCCCCTTGCTCCGGTCGGGGAACGGAAACCCGCTGACGGTTATTTCGTCGGTCGCGGGAGATATGTTCACCGCTCCGGTTTGCGGACAATCGGCGCGCTGGACGAACGCCCGTCGCGGCGCATTAAACGCGCCGCAACTCCTGCCTCCGATTCCGACGTTGCCCGCTCCGGTCCAACGGAGAAGCCGCGCGGCCTTTTTGGCCGCGCCCCGCTAAGCTCCGGTTGATTTGTTCCCGCCGGACCGCTTCCGCCCATTGCTTCGGTATGGGAACGGAAACCTGCTAACGGTTATTTCGTCGATCGCGAGAGATATGTTCCCAGCTCCGATTTTCGGGAAATCCTTGCGCTGGACGAACGCCCGTCGCGGCGCATTAAACGCGCCGCAACTCCTGCCTCCGAATCCGACGTTTCCCGCCCCGATCCACAGGAAAAGCCGCGCGGCCTTTTTGGCCGCGCCCCGCTGAGCTCCGGTGGAATCGTTCCCGCCGGAGCGATTCCGCCCCTTGCTCCGGTTGGGGAACGGAAACCCGCTGACGGTTATTTCGTCGGTCGCGGGAGATATGTTTCCCGCTCCGGTTTGCGGAAAATCATTGCTCCGAACGAACGCCCGTCGCGGCGCATGGTTTCCGGACTAGCGTCCTCCAACCAGCCCTTCGGGCCCAGGGCCTGTTCGGCCCGCGCCAACCGTGTGCCACTGGCACACGGCGCCCTCGCCTCCCTCGGCTCGGTCATCAAACGCGCCGCAACTTCTGCCTCCGGTTCCGACGTTTCCAGCTCCGGTCCACGGGAAAAGCCGCGCGGCCAGAGGCCGCGCCCCGCTTCCGCCCCGGCCCCGCTCTGCGGGGCTCCACCTCCCGGCCCGCCGGTCACCTATCGGCTTCGCCCTTTCTTCGCGCGCGCACACCAAAATCAAGTGGAATTCGTCGGTCCGGGAGGTGGACTCAATCCCCTTCGGGGACTGAGCGGGGCGGAATTGTGCCCGTTCGGGCACATACCCCTCCGGGGTATACAGATGACATGAAAAATCAAGAATAGGGGCAACTTCTCAATCCACATCCAAACCGGGGCACGAGTGCTCGCGCCCCATTACGATCGCCAAGATGCAAGAAAATTAACTGCCGCGTCCGCAAAGACCGGCCGCTCCGCCACGTCAACAGCCAAGGCACGCGGCCTTCGGCCGCGATAGGAGCCGTCGCTCTGCTCCGGAACAATTTACGGCGTCCTGAAACTGGCCCCTCCCCCCCACGGTTCTTGCCTTCTTTCGCCCTTGGGTCACCAACGTTCTTAGTGCTTTTCTTTATCTCCGCTTCGGGTCCGACGGCCGTGGCCAGGCCCCTGCACAAAGGCAGGGGCGGGGGCGGGGCCACATCCCGCCGCCCGTACAACCCCCCCTCCCCCCTTCAAGGGCAAAATCAAAAAGATTGGCCAACACGGGCGCCGAAAGGCACGGCTTACCCGTGTCGCGGATGACCACGCGACCAGCCAAGGTCCAAATAATGCGGCCCGCCAAAAACGCGGGCCGCCAGCAATCTAAGGCGCCAAATTTCACGGCTTGCCCAATCGGCGCCCAATGGGCGCCTCAAAAAACTCAAAAGCGCTGGTGGAGATCCACCCAGCGCTTTCGATAATTGCCTACGAATGGTTAAGGGGGCCTCAATAAACCCGCGCTAGCCCCCGGTCAAGTAATTCTTGGTTCAACCATTTACCGTCCCGGTAAACCCGGCCCCACTCCATTCGTTCATCGAGGCTGTAGAACACATGACCCACAAATCTCCGTGCAAGTCTTCCTTGCTCGTCCTGATCACTATCTTTTTGGACTTCGCCATTTGATCTCGCACGTAGACAAAGGCCTCTTCTCCGCCGTCTTCTTTCAACGGCGGGGCATCCACCTCCGCCAGACGAATCCGCTGGCCAATCAACACATCAAACCCAAGGTCCAGGCGCACAAGGAGAGTATCTCCGTCGACAACTCGAAGAATTGTCGCCCGGTAAATAAAGGGTTCTCCTGCTGGGCGCTTTAATCGTTTTGGGGTGGTGCCGTTTCCCTTTGTGGGGTCTTCGCCGAAATGGTCCGCTTGGATTGCTTTCACCAGTTCGTCTCGCGTCCATTTCTTTTCTATTGCCGTTGTTTCGTAGAACTGGCGGGCCTTATCAACCTTTACCGACAAAAGTTCTCTGACATGCGCCCATGTCAATGGGGTATTTTGGGGGACGCCTTTCGGGTAATACTGATGGTAGAGAACACAACGGACCAAGGTTGTCCGGTCGGCGTGGAGTTCATTGGCCAGACGCTCCATGATCGACTGGCCATACCCCGAATTTTCTGTTATTCGCTCCCGTGCGATTCTGGCCCCGCAATTCCAATACGTCCGCATTAATTCAAAATTAGCCGCCGCTTGCGCGCGGGCCCGTCCGGCATCAATGATCTTCCTCAGGTCAAGGACCAGTTTGTCGAAATTCTGGCCGCTCAAAACCAAATTTTTCGCCATTTCTTTTCCCTTTGCAGGTGAACCCATTAACGTCGTCTCAATACCAACTCCAACCCCTCCCGCGCCTTCGCGGCCACCGTTTGGTCAATTGCCAGAGATTCCAGGTATCCTCGGAACAAATCCGCCGACACTTGGTCCGCCGCGCCCTCAATGGCGGCGGCCAGCGTCAACATCTTTTTCCAATCGTCGCCGTTGCCCACCATTCGGCGCAAGGCTTGAACTTGCCCGCCGAGGCGGGAGAGCCGCATTTGTATGGTCGTTTGAATGTTCGTCCCTACGGAAATGTCAATCCGTTTTCGGTTTTTTGCCATACGACTATCTTTCCCTCCGTGCAACTTTTCGATGGGAGAATCCTAGAAAATCCAAGCTTGATCATGACCAGGCTCGGTGGTAGAAATGGTTTTGAACCAAGGACCCCAGCCCCACCGTCACTGTTGTGTTTTTTCGCTCGTCTGTTTCGTTTTTTGAAAAAGTGTTGAAGCCCCTTCCTTCCGTTTCAGCAAACGCCAGCTGTCGGCATCCTTGCGGAAGTAACTCGTAAAAAGATGTTTATGCGACCCATCCCTAATTTCCAAAATCGTGCCCACAGGCAAACGCCCCGGTATTTCCTCCGCTGCAAATTGAAGATCCGCCGAGCGATTGTCTCTTGTGCGGTTGATCTTCTGTCCAAGAAGACGCCGTCCAATTTTCCCGTCCTTGAAATCCATCACGGCGACATATTCCTTTTTCAAGTGGTTCCATGTGGTCGGGTAATCGGGTTCCTGCGGCACACCAACGAGTGTGCCCAAGAAGGTTTCAAAACGATTCCCGAGAGACGTTTTTCCCCATTCGGATAAGACGGTCCGCGTTGAAACCACATGCGCCGCTTGATCGACGGGCGGCAACTTCTCCATCTTGCCGCTTCCGACTTCATGCAGTGGGATTCCGGCGGCTTCCAAGAACTTGCGTTTAAGCGCATCACGTTTCCGGTTGTCCTCTTCCGCGTGTCCGCCCCCCTGATATTCAAAAACCAAGCGTGGAAATCCATCTCGGTCACAGACAAGAAAATCCACCCGACATGTCAGAAAATACCAACGGTCCGCTTTCTCAGCAATGATCGATTCCGCCGCCCCCACCCGTATAAACGCCGCCAAAGGCACCTCGGGGAAAACGAAAGCGTAGGCCCTCTTTAAGGTTCTGTATAGCTCCACGGCTTTCGGTTTTCCCAAAACCGACATGGTTTTTCCGTTCCGGGGATCAAGCAAAAGCATTTCCCGCAATTCCGGCAACAGGTGGACCCGGTTCCCCTTCTCAATCTCAATCAAGTCCATCCTTGCCAAGTTCCGCATTAAACCTTTCATCGCTTCCCCGCCAACACCAACGCAAACGGCGGCCTTCTCGGCATCTCCCTCACGAGCCAGCTCCACGAGGAAAGCGTATTCCAGATCGTTTAAACCTTCGTGAGCGCCCGATTCGACGGCGCTCTCCATCGCTTTTTTCCTTACCGAAAGTTTCATCGTCATTCTTTAATGCGTATGGACAGGAAGGCCGTCATGGGAGTGGGGCGCGAAACGGTGACGATCGTCATCAAGCTCCCCAAGCGGATGAACATGGACCAGTGCTCCGGAAAGACTTTTTACATGATGGAGAAGCTGATGATGGACCTCTTTGGCGACAGCGTGCCCTTCGGAAACAGACATTTTAGGGTCCACGGCCACGTTGATTTCAGCTTGAAGACGGTGGCCGATCCATCGAGCGCGGGCCTCCGTCACGCCCCGCACGCCAGCGGCGTGGCGAGCGGCGTGATCGATTTCGTCCAGCACCTCTGGTTCAACCCCGTCGAGCATCCGAGCAAAAACTGTTTTGGCGGATTGAAAGACGATACCGAGAATGGCGATGGTGATGAGGAGGCCGATCACGGGGTCCGCCAGGGGAAAGCCCAACTTGACGCCGATGGCGCCCAGGAGGACGGCAAGGCTGGTGAACCCGTCCGCTCCGGAGTGATATCCGTCGGCCACCAGGGCCGCGCTCTCGATCTCTTTGCCGACGCGAATACGGAACACAGCCACGGCCTCGTTCCCGATGAATCCAACAAGGGAAGCGGCGATCACGGCCCACAAATGAGTGACGGGCTGGGGATGGAAGAGTCGTCGGACCGATTCGTACCCCGCAACGGAAGCGCTTAAGAGGATGAGAAGGACGATGATGAGCCCAGCCAAGTCCTCGGATCGGCCGAGACCATAGGGAAAATCCCGCGTGGGTTTCCGACGGGCGAGGAGAAAGGCGAACCCCAGGGGAATGGCGCTGGCCGCGTCGGCGAAGTTGTGGATGGTGTCGGCCAAGAGGGCCACACTCCCCGAGAAGAGAATAACCACCGTTTGAATCAGGGCCGTGGCCATCAAACCCCAGAAAGACAACTTGACCGCCCAAAGGCCCCGCCCGGTGCTGATGATGGAGGGATCCACGGGCCCGTGGGTATGTCCGTGCACGTGGGAGTGTCCATGCTCTGCCATAAATGTCTCCTTAAAAAGACAGGATTCTTTCGGAACCATCCACCCATGCGGCCAAGTCCTTCATGGTCCCAGGGCATGCGTCACGAAAGAACGTCGTGAGCGGGAGGAAGGCGAGAAGGCCACCCCCCAGGACGCTCCGCTTGGACAGCTCCGAGACGGCCACGACCAGGACGACGGTGATGATGAACTTGACGACGATATAGGCCAATTCAGCGCCTTTTTAGAATCCAACCAAGACCAGGACCATCTCCGTGGCGAAGGCGACGGAGAAGCCCACCAGGAGCCCTATCTCCACGATGGTTTCACCCTTGAGGTGCCGCCCTAGGTGCATCAGTTCGCCGATGAGGTAGAGGAGCGTTCCGGCGGCGAGGGACATGGTGAAAATCTTGAGGACGTCGGACTGCCAGTAGCTCCCCAGGATGGCGCCGAGGAAGGTGGGGCCGCCGCCGATGAGTCCCATGGTGAGGAGAAACTTCCAAGATGGTTTCTGGCCCGAGAGCGGCGCCGCGATGCCGAAACCTTCCGTCGCGTTGTGGAGGCCGAACCCCAGGGCCAGGAGGATGGCCAGCTTATGGTCGCCCCAGGAGTAGGCTTGGGCGATGGCCATGCCCTCCGTCAGGTTGTGGATGCCGATGCCCGTCGCGATCATCTTGGAAATGTGCCGCCCGCGTTCGCCGGGCGTGGAGACCTCGTCTTTGCCTTCGTGGATGAAAGCCCTCTCGAAATAGATCATGCCCAGGAGGCCGCAGGATAGGCCGAGGATGAGCAGCCCGCTGTAGAGGAGAGCGTTGTGGAGCTGCGGGAACCCATCAACCGATGACTTAAAGAGGTCCTCGATCCATTCCATCATCTGGCCCATGATCTCCAGGAGCAGGAAGAGGACGATGCCGGTGGACGCGGCGTTCAAGAAGCCCCGCGTCTTTTCTCCGACCCGCGGAAGGACGGCGATGGGCAATCCCAGGAAGATGGTGGCGCCCGCGATGGCGCCCAAAGTGATTTGAAACGGCATTTTGATGCCTCCTATCTTGCGTTATTGGTCCTCGCGGGAGTCATTGGATTCTTCCAAAGCTTCCCATCCTTCCTTGACAATGAAGCCGGCCATGACGAGGCCCGCCAAAGGATCGGCCCACCACCAGCCCCAAAGAGCGTTCATGCCCAGGCCGAGGAGCAGGATGATGGACAGCCAAGCGCAGACCATGGTCTCCACGGCGTCGGCAGCCAGGGCCTTGCTATCGAGGTCCCGGGCCGTCTTTCGTTTCGCGAGGCCGACCCAGGGCATGACGATGGAAGAAAGGATGGAAAGGCCGATGCCGACGAGGCTTTCTTTCGAGGTCTCCCGCAGCCACAAGGCCCTTGCCGACTCATAGGCCACGTAGGCGGCTAAAAGAAAGAAGGTGACGGCCACGATCCGAAGGGCCAGCCGTTCAGCCGCAAGCTCCTCATCGGGCGAGCCCGTCTTCTTCAGACGCCAAATGAGGGTGGCCGCCGACGTCACTTCGATGAAACTGTCCAGCCCGAAGCCGACCAAGGCGACGCTTCCCGCCGCGACCCCCGCGCCGATGGCGACGAAGCCTTCGATCACGTTCCAGCCGACCGTCAAGTACTCCAGCCGGAGGGCCCGGCGGAGGAGGACGTTCCTATTTTCGGATGGGAGAGTCATGGAATTCTTTTTTCATCGGCTGGAACCTCGTCACGCACTTCCCGTCCCGGCGCCTTTTTAGGCAAAGACGGAACAGACCCGCTTCTTTTCCGGATTCCTTGGAGATGCGGTCCAATAGCAGGGACAGCCAGGGCTTCTCCCGTTTCCAGAAGTCCTCGCGAATCGAGAAATATACCCACTTCCCCGCCGGGCGCTCCTTTAAAGCCCCCAGCGTCTTGAGTTTTTTCAGGTGGGCGGAGGCCAGCGGCTGGGACAACCCGACAATCCCCTCCAGTTCGCAGACGCAGAGTTCCTTCTTGGCCAGGAGGGACAGGATTTTAAGCCTTCGGGGATCGGCGATCGCTTTAACGAGACCGATGGTGTCCATCACGCTCTCCAATCATATAAACCAACGTTTATATTATATCCGCCCCCGTCTTCCGCGTCAAGGCGTCGTCCTATGACAGCCCGTTATGAGTGGGTGTCCTCGGGACAGCGGACGATTTCCAGTTGGAGGGTGGTGTGGTTGATCTCGAACTCCTCTTTCAAGACGCGGCGCAGATCGGCGAGGATGCGGTCTCCCCGCGCCGGGTCGTCCACGTCCACGTGAGCGCTCAAGGCGTCGAAGCCGGAGGTGATGGTCCAAACATGCAGGTCGTGGACGGAGCAGACGTTCGGGACGCGCTTCATGGCCGCCTCCAAGGCGTTGACATCGATGTGGGCGGGGACGCCTTCCATGAGGATGTGCACGGCCTGCTTGAGGAGCGTCCAAGTGCGGGGCACGATGAAGAGGCCGATGGCCGCGCTTACGATCGGGTCCGCCGCGTACCACCGCGTGCGCCACATGATGGCGGCGGCCGCGATCACACCGATGGAGCCCAGGGCGTCGCTCAAGACCTCCAGGTAGGCCCCTTTGACGTTCAGGCTTTCCTTCGCCCCGTGGAATAGGAGCCGCATCCCCACGAGGTTGACAATCAGGCCAACG is a genomic window containing:
- a CDS encoding metal-sensing transcriptional repressor, with amino-acid sequence MAKNRKRIDISVGTNIQTTIQMRLSRLGGQVQALRRMVGNGDDWKKMLTLAAAIEGAADQVSADLFRGYLESLAIDQTVAAKAREGLELVLRRR
- a CDS encoding DUF2726 domain-containing protein produces the protein MESAVESGAHEGLNDLEYAFLVELAREGDAEKAAVCVGVGGEAMKGLMRNLARMDLIEIEKGNRVHLLPELREMLLLDPRNGKTMSVLGKPKAVELYRTLKRAYAFVFPEVPLAAFIRVGAAESIIAEKADRWYFLTCRVDFLVCDRDGFPRLVFEYQGGGHAEEDNRKRDALKRKFLEAAGIPLHEVGSGKMEKLPPVDQAAHVVSTRTVLSEWGKTSLGNRFETFLGTLVGVPQEPDYPTTWNHLKKEYVAVMDFKDGKIGRRLLGQKINRTRDNRSADLQFAAEEIPGRLPVGTILEIRDGSHKHLFTSYFRKDADSWRLLKRKEGASTLFQKTKQTSEKTQQ
- a CDS encoding cation transporter yields the protein MVPKESCLFKETFMAEHGHSHVHGHTHGPVDPSIISTGRGLWAVKLSFWGLMATALIQTVVILFSGSVALLADTIHNFADAASAIPLGFAFLLARRKPTRDFPYGLGRSEDLAGLIIVLLILLSASVAGYESVRRLFHPQPVTHLWAVIAASLVGFIGNEAVAVFRIRVGKEIESAALVADGYHSGADGFTSLAVLLGAIGVKLGFPLADPVIGLLITIAILGIVFQSAKTVFARMLDGVEPEVLDEIDHAARHAAGVRGVTEARARWIGHRLQAEINVAVDPKMSVSEGHAVAKEVHHQLLHHVKSLSGALVHVHPLGELDDDRHRFAPHSHDGLPVHTH
- a CDS encoding ZIP family metal transporter; its protein translation is MPFQITLGAIAGATIFLGLPIAVLPRVGEKTRGFLNAASTGIVLFLLLEIMGQMMEWIEDLFKSSVDGFPQLHNALLYSGLLILGLSCGLLGMIYFERAFIHEGKDEVSTPGERGRHISKMIATGIGIHNLTEGMAIAQAYSWGDHKLAILLALGFGLHNATEGFGIAAPLSGQKPSWKFLLTMGLIGGGPTFLGAILGSYWQSDVLKIFTMSLAAGTLLYLIGELMHLGRHLKGETIVEIGLLVGFSVAFATEMVLVLVGF
- a CDS encoding cation transporter, whose protein sequence is MTLPSENRNVLLRRALRLEYLTVGWNVIEGFVAIGAGVAAGSVALVGFGLDSFIEVTSAATLIWRLKKTGSPDEELAAERLALRIVAVTFFLLAAYVAYESARALWLRETSKESLVGIGLSILSSIVMPWVGLAKRKTARDLDSKALAADAVETMVCAWLSIILLLGLGMNALWGWWWADPLAGLVMAGFIVKEGWEALEESNDSREDQ
- a CDS encoding winged helix-turn-helix transcriptional regulator, with the protein product MDTIGLVKAIADPRRLKILSLLAKKELCVCELEGIVGLSQPLASAHLKKLKTLGALKERPAGKWVYFSIREDFWKREKPWLSLLLDRISKESGKEAGLFRLCLKRRRDGKCVTRFQPMKKEFHDSPIRK
- a CDS encoding cation transporter, translated to MSHDHAASAGGRNKERLLIVFALTSAVMLAEAAGGFFTHSLALLADAAHMLADAGALGLSLLAMRFAERPANQRKSYGYHRAEILAAFVNASILLLMSVLILIEAWERLRHPLEVMSGPMLGIAVVGLIVNLVGMRLLFHGAKESLNVKGAYLEVLSDALGSIGVIAAAAIMWRTRWYAADPIVSAAIGLFIVPRTWTLLKQAVHILMEGVPAHIDVNALEAAMKRVPNVCSVHDLHVWTITSGFDALSAHVDVDDPARGDRILADLRRVLKEEFEINHTTLQLEIVRCPEDTHS